The nucleotide sequence CGTGCCCCAACGACGACGCGCATGGCGACATCGGCTGCGCGCAGGTGATCGCCGAGGTATGGACGCTGCTGGACGGCGAATGCACGCCGGAAAACAAGGAGAAGCTGCGTCGGCACCTCGAGGCCTGCCCGGGATGCTTCAAGCATTACGGGCTCGAGGAGCGGATCAAGGCGTTGATTGCC is from Mycobacterium conspicuum and encodes:
- the rsrA gene encoding mycothiol system anti-sigma-R factor, producing the protein MSEFSEPAAPCPNDDAHGDIGCAQVIAEVWTLLDGECTPENKEKLRRHLEACPGCFKHYGLEERIKALIAAKCKGEKAPEGLKERLRLEIRRTTIIRGGP